One Leptodactylus fuscus isolate aLepFus1 chromosome 11, aLepFus1.hap2, whole genome shotgun sequence genomic window, TCACCGGCGTCTTAAATCCTGTGCTGTTTCTTCACAGTTTGAAGGAAAGACGTCTTTTGGGATGTCAGTGTTTAACCTGAGTAATGCCATCATGGGCAGTGGAATCCTGGGTCTTGCCTTCGCTATGTCCAACACAGGGATCATTCTGTTTGTGTAagtatctgccccctcccccatccccccTCTGACTATACACGGTCTCTTGGCTCTGGCCCAGCTTGCTATCACTTTGGGAAAGTCCTTTCTATGAACAGCTTCTGCAAGTGGAAGGACTGTGAGCAGCTGCTTGAGGACAGATTGTAGGCTCAGATTCCCACAGTCTCTGCACACAGCTCACAAGGCCTGTACAATGTATTAATATACTGCCTGACCGTTACACAGATGGAAAGCCTGTCTTCTGGtcattaattaataaataaataaaatatgatatATGCACATAACCTATCGGTAATACATTTATATAGTCCGCCTACTATACAAGCCACGTGGGAGGGCGATATCTAAGTAGATATGGGAGAGCAAGAGTGCCATGAACAATCATGGGGTCCCCTGCTGTCTCTATCCCAATCCACCTTAGTTATATAGATTACAGACATGAATCTACAGCCTAtcatataaatactgtatacagaaaTCTTCCAAGCCCCAACGTACCTTAAGTCAGGGGTCAACAACCTGTCGTGAAACTATAATTCCCAACATGcacacttaggcctggttcacatctgctttcggtatttcgttcggggagtccactgtGAAAAACGGtgggcaatgaaaccacacagactccataaactataatggggtgcgtgtgttTTCCACATAGATCACGTGGAGAGACAAGTATTGCTTGATTTGTATGGACACCGCgcgaggtctgtgtggttttatTGCTCACCGATTTTTAATGtgtttagtattccgttcggggaatccccaaatggactccccgaacacagatgtgaaccaggccttacctgaCTGTTTTCTGATCTCCCACAAATGTGAACAcaagctgggacttgtagtttcacaATAGGTTGGAGTGGTTGGAAGATTGCTGTGCCATGCCCTAAGTCATGATGCCGGTCCTGATAGAGTCAGACACTGACGTACTGGCCAGCTACTTCCTATAGGTGGCACTGAAGAGCTAGCTTTCTTTCTTGTgggaagagctcatttgcatatcttttTTTCCCGAAGGAGCATTGCCTGATACACCGCAATATCCAGATATAAGGCATACTATACTGATATGAAGTTATCTAACAGAGAAACTTCCAGCCTGCTTATGTCTTACTTACCTTCTCACATATTAAAGTAGGGGATATTCACAcatagcagatttgttgcagatgaAAATCAGTTCCACTCATCTAAATGGGAGTGTTTTAGTTTGGATGACGAAAAAAGGTTGTAAAACATTACTATAATGTGTGGCTATACCATTCTAGTAATGTGTTCTATATGTCTTCCTGTAGGAAATGACTTGTGTCATCTCTCTTGTAGGATCCTCCTGATCGCCATCGCTCTCCTGTCTTCTTACTCCATCCACCTCCTTCTCAAGTGCTCCGGTGTTGTGGGTAAGTGACCATTGTTCCTCTTCTTCTCACGTTTAGCGACCTCTCGTTTCCGTTACCAATAGGCAGAAGGGAAACTGCACATTCAGAGTTTCCTATTCCATTAACTCTTACCACATCCAGTCTCCCACCTTAAAGTGTCATTCCAGTCATGTTTAGGATCGCCGTCAATGGTGGGGTTGATCATTCCTAAGTTGCACGGTGAAGagctttttattaaaataaataaaaaagtctaAATCTTAATACCATTTTAAAGCATTTGATAACATCACGGAGCCTCATACGAGCTGTATAATGAAAGGAATACTGGAAGAACACCAAAAATATGGCGACTCATTGGTTTTGGTCTTGCTTTCTCCTGCACAGGTATCCGTGCCTATGAACAGCTGGGACAAAGAGCATTTGGATCTGTAGGAAAAATTTTAGCAGCGCTGATCATCACTATTCACAATGTGGGCGGTGAGTAAatatcttctcctctctctgttcCTGATGGTCTCTCTTAAAAATGGACAGGTGGATAATTTAGGAAAATTCAGGATTCTTGTGCATTGGCCATCGCTTTCGGAAGATTGCCTTGGGTAGTCTTAATaggccacatgaaatatatagttGGCCATTTCATACAAGGGGCCAGAAGAAGTGCAAGGAAGTATTACAACCATTTTGTTCTCTCTTTTCCAGCTATGTCCAGTTATTTATATATTATCAAGTATGAGCTTCCCCTGGTGATACAAGCCTTCCTGGGCCTGACCGAATCAAATGGGTAAGATTTCTAGGTTGTACAcctatatgtgtgagtgtgtgcCAGTGTAAGTGCCATCGCCCCATCGTACGTTCTCGAAGTCTGAGCGTTTTCTCCTCTGCAGGGACTGGTATTTAAATGGTAACGTGCTCATCATCATTGTCAGTATCCTCATCATTCTGCCCCTCGCACTCATGAAACATCTGGGTAAGACCTAAAGCCATTGATCATGTCTAGTGAGGGTGTATATTGTAGACTCTCAGGTTGTAAAGTACCATCTTTATCCGGTAGATCTCCAGCTCTTACAtggctacaactcccaacatgcactagcaagcatgctgggagctgtagcgTTGCAATAGCTAAAGAGCTGCAGCTTGGAGACCACCAATACATGACATTGTGTGCGGTATCACAATGATGACACTCACACGTCTTAGCTTTCATCCATGTTTTCCATCTCCCTCTCAGGTTATTTGGGATACACAAGCGGGTTCTCTCTCAGCTGTATGGTGTTCTTCTTGTGTGCGGTAAGTTTAAGGAAATATTGCAagcatcagatttttttttttgcatgcaatAGCATGGATTGCAATTACACGGACTACATGTCTGTATAATAGATTGCAATACTAGTGTTGACCTAGAGAGGGCACTCCATTTCCTAGTACTATAATTAGATAAATGTTTTACTGTATTGTATTGCATTTTGCAGTAATAAACTATAACTTTTAGTATTCCAGCAGTGAAACTACAAGTCCTAgcgtgcagcaaaaactgcaggcAATGGTGACCAATATCATAGGGCTATTTCCATCTTATAAAGTGAGAGAAGGCTGTCTACAAACACTGTCTCTCACTTTTGAGGACTTCTGATGTCCTTGCATCCCATGCACAGCTAACCGATTTCACTGGataacatgaaattcttcatTGCACCAATGgtatcactgcaaaaaaaaaaaaaaaagaatacttaaCACTGAGTTCTCCCCCAAATTACAGCTAGTTTCTGAGGTCCTGACAAGAAGACAGCCTGGTATCAGCTTATCAATAGCTAGCCTTTGTCTATGATCTCCTATAAAGCATCATACAGAGTATCCATGGCCTTGTAGCCCCCGGATGATGTTCCTCCCTGTATCCTTCCCATATCCTCATGTCAATCTCTATCCCTGTCCAGGTGATGTACAAGAAGTCTGTGATACCATGTCCTCTGAACACCACACACACAGAGCACGTCGTCTACACCAATGGCTACAACAGCACCGAGGAGCAGTGCACCCCTAAACTATTTACCATCAACACTCAGGTCAATCCATGGCCAGATTCACACACGTGGTTGGATGTTTCATCAGCTTTTCCCTTTCCTAACATCTCaaatgatttttattttagaCAGCATACTCCATCCCTATCATTGCGTTCGCCTTTGTGTGCCATCCAGAGGTTCTACCCATATACACCGAGCTACGCAGGTATGATATCTGTATAAAGTACAGTGTCTTGTAATGTAACACCCAACATACAGTATCATGTGAAATCCCAGTTACTCCATGAGAACTGTGCAGGTCTGCTCATATCTCCATGGTACCAGACTACAAACAATccctatgtagtctgatcctgcagccaTGTTTTATATTTAGATGTTCTAGAAGAACCTCAGGGTGATGATCCTGGCCACTTCTCAGACACTGCAGTTTTTATACCTTTATAAATGACATATCTATTCGAAGCACAAGACGTGTAacatccttctgtctcttttatgTATATAGAGCCACCAAGAAAAGGATGCAGAATGTGGCGAACGTCTCCATTTTTGCCATGTTTGCTATGTATCTGATGACAGCTGTATTTGGCTACCTCACTTTCTATGGTAAGTACCGGGCTCGCTGCTATGATTCTTTC contains:
- the SLC38A5 gene encoding sodium-coupled neutral amino acid transporter 5 gives rise to the protein MEMDKLGDSEDSHMLNGSVSESLNTDRMTLEEGYEAEEAASQEQEGFLQHVTSQKTQFTDFEGKTSFGMSVFNLSNAIMGSGILGLAFAMSNTGIILFVILLIAIALLSSYSIHLLLKCSGVVGIRAYEQLGQRAFGSVGKILAALIITIHNVGAMSSYLYIIKYELPLVIQAFLGLTESNGDWYLNGNVLIIIVSILIILPLALMKHLGYLGYTSGFSLSCMVFFLCAVMYKKSVIPCPLNTTHTEHVVYTNGYNSTEEQCTPKLFTINTQTAYSIPIIAFAFVCHPEVLPIYTELRRATKKRMQNVANVSIFAMFAMYLMTAVFGYLTFYGQVDSEMLHTYNKVDPLDTLVLCVRLAVLVAVTLTVPVVLFPIRRAILQLVCPGQDFRWWRHILIAVCLLVSVNLLVIFIPNIKDIFGVIGSTSAPSLIFILPSIFYLRIVPSEKEPLFSRPKIQAAVFASLGFVFMITSLSFMIVDWVTTGRSNMGGH